A segment of the Chloroflexota bacterium genome:
GCCCGCGACAAAAGTATTATCAGTCGAACAACTAGCCAAAGCCCTAGCACGGCTTTCGCCGTCGGAGTACGAATCGCTCATCCAAATCTTGGACAAGGAGAACCTCAAAAAACGCCGCACAGTCGTCCATCGCCAAGTCGCCAAAGGTCAAGTCGTGACTGAGCGCACCTTGTTCAAGAGTCTCGGTTAATGTACAACCTCATCATTCCTGACGCTGTTGCCAAAGACGTCAAGCGTCTCGACCGACCGGTTCAACGCAAGCTACGTGATGTCCATTCCCCATGCCTCAAAGAGAATCCACATACTGGGGAACAACTTCGTGGTGCGTTGAATGGTATTTGGAGCTATCACTTCAAATTTCGCACGACCCAGTATCGGATCGCTAACGAGATTCTCGATCAAGAGCAAGAGGTATTGCTCGTAATGATCGGTAAACGCGGTGATTTCTACGAAGCATTGTTGCGCCGCGTGGGACTGTGGTAGATGACAGAGTACATTTACGGGCGTCACGCGATTCTTGAAGCACTGCGCGCCGAACGCCGCGTTGAAGAAATTCTCGTTGCGCGCGGCACGCACGCGCAAGGCGCACTCAATGAACTGCTCACGCTCGCGAAGAATGCGCGGATTCCCGTGCGCGAAATGCCGCGCGCCGAGCTGGACAAACTCGCACATAATCACCAAGGGGTGCTCGCGCGGCTGGGCGAATTCGTGTACGCCGAGATCGAAGATTTGCTCGCCGTCGCGCGTGAACGCGGCGAGCCGGCATTGCTGTTGATGCTCGATTC
Coding sequences within it:
- a CDS encoding type II toxin-antitoxin system RelE/ParE family toxin; this translates as MYNLIIPDAVAKDVKRLDRPVQRKLRDVHSPCLKENPHTGEQLRGALNGIWSYHFKFRTTQYRIANEILDQEQEVLLVMIGKRGDFYEALLRRVGLW